The Cydia pomonella isolate Wapato2018A chromosome 20, ilCydPomo1, whole genome shotgun sequence genome contains a region encoding:
- the LOC133529253 gene encoding uncharacterized oxidoreductase MexAM1_META1p0182-like, whose product MSFANKVVMVTGASSGIGAATALMFAEEGADVVLVARTQAKLAAVAKSIEALGKKPLVIQADLSKEADTATVIPKTIKHFGKLDVLVNNAGMVSEGSLLDGKVLQAYDEVMRTNVRAVIQLTSLAAPHLAKTGGNVVNISSGASLRPSSKPTFLPYYVSKAALDHVTRCAAMELASAGVRVNTVNPGPVDNNFNINNGLGDPKLIRQALIKATLQGYLATNEEIGGVILFLASEKAKSVTGSNYVIDNGWTMKN is encoded by the coding sequence atgagTTTTGCTAACAAAGTGGTGATGGTGACGGGAGCAAGCTCGGGCATCGGCGCTGCGACGGCGTTGATGTTCGCCGAGGAGGGCGCCGACGTGGTGCTCGTTGCGCGCACGCAAGCCAAGCTCGCTGCCGTTGCCAAAAGCATTGAGGCGCTTGGCAAGAAACCCCTCGTCATACAAGCCGACCTGTCTAAGGAAGCTGACACCGCCACCGTCATCCCTAAAACGATAAAACATTTCGGAAAACTGGATGTGCTCGTCAACAATGCCGGAATGGTTTCAGAAGGAAGCCTATTAGATGGAAAAGTGCTCCAAGCCTACGATGAGGTAATGCGGACGAATGTTCGGGCAGTCATTCAACTGACAAGCCTGGCAGCGCCTCATCTTGCCAAGACCGGGGGAAACGTGGTCAACATCTCTAGCGGGGCATCTCTACGTCCGTCTAGTAAACCAACATTTCTTCCGTATTACGTGTCTAAAGCAGCTTTGGATCATGTTACGCGTTGTGCGGCGATGGAGTTGGCATCTGCTGGAGTCAGAGTCAACACAGTCAACCCTGGGCCTGTGGATAACAACTTCAACATTAACAATGGTCTTGGAGATCCGAAGCTTATACGGCAAGCGCTGATTAAGGCCACCCTCCAAGGTTACTTAGCTACGAATGAAGAAATTGGAGGCGTGATTCTGTTCCTAGCTAGCGAGAAGGCTAAGAGCGTCACTGGATCTAACTACGTCATCGACAATGGCTGGACCATGAAAAACTGA
- the LOC133529256 gene encoding uncharacterized protein LOC133529256 — MSFKNKVVIVTGASSGIGAATALMFAKEGADVALVAHTQAKLAAVANNIEALGRKPLIIQTDLSKETDTATVVPETVKHFGKLDVLVNNAGLSSVGSLTEGTILQEYDEVMRTNVGAVIQLTSLAAPYLAKTKGDTTGADRRYSTRFHSYE; from the exons ATGAGTTTTAAGAATAAGGTTGTCATAGTGACGGGAGCAAGCTCGGGCATCGGCGCGGCGACGGCGCTGATGTTCGCCAAGGAGGGCGCCGACGTGGCGCTTGTGGCGCACACGCAGGCCAAGCTCGCCGCCGTCGCGAATAACATCGAGGCGCTCGGCAGAAAACCTCTTATTATCCAAACCGATCTCTCTAAAGAAACTGACACTGCCACCGTTGTCCCAGAAACTGTAAAACATTTCGGAAAGTTAGACGTGCTGGTCAATAATGCTGGCTTATCTTCAGTGGGATCTTTAACAGAAGGCACAATATTACAAGAGTATGATGAAGTGATGAGAACCAATGTTGGGGCGGTGATTCAATTGACAAGCCTAGCGGCGCCATATCTGGCGAAAACAAAAG GTGATACGACAGGCGCTGATAGACGCTACTCTACAAGGTTTCATAGCTACGAATGA